Proteins found in one Paenibacillus sp. FSL R10-2782 genomic segment:
- a CDS encoding histidine kinase — translation MNILSLARKWFGRLRFKSKVITVFLPLIIVSLLILGLLSNQLFSRSLIDRTNNNVVDESQLILSRTDYIFSSVETAANIMVTNINRVYDSYGPKPDTAMERIQFGNLMQSRLSIDLSIFREIDAAVFIDNKGTIFASYTESGDESKVYSMIKRVRESKSYGQALWFDMERRDFLTPDPNFPVLTLGKTVINIDTGEPYGTLFLLVKEEDLSAFFRSSDPDVPKSYYFLNNGTRVVVAKDNEMLMNPVNPHLAEAIQRCAPDMSQETCSFEDEGNLVTVIDYDRMDWKLVNIVSLSLLTADVRQNVRLSLLIGVLCLVFSWLGASFLSRMVVSPLEQLTKAMRKVVTGDLQPVTTFRTEDEIGTIVEAFNFMVRRVRELLDEVRQEQNRKREYELALMSAQIKPHFLYNTLDTIYALNELDRSDEARDTTKALADFYRMVLNKGRELIILEKEAQITDDYLTILQIRYPDVFRYEVNIPSELTGTPIPKLSLQPLVENSIYHGLKKKGTKGFIRIYAFKQGDKVVVRVEDNGVGMDEIQVQTIMSRHLPDEGIRSIGTYSVQQRLSLYFGEEYGISVQSVPGEGTIVDLSLPTIPKGSEHKDV, via the coding sequence TGTCACTAGCGCGAAAATGGTTTGGTCGGCTTCGATTCAAAAGCAAGGTTATTACGGTATTTCTTCCGCTAATCATTGTTTCTCTGCTCATTCTTGGACTGTTATCTAACCAACTCTTCAGTCGTTCTTTGATAGACCGTACCAACAACAACGTGGTGGACGAGTCTCAGCTTATCCTGTCTCGGACCGATTACATATTCAGCAGTGTGGAAACGGCGGCCAATATTATGGTCACGAATATTAACCGGGTGTATGATTCATACGGTCCCAAGCCTGATACTGCCATGGAGCGTATTCAGTTTGGAAACCTGATGCAGAGCCGCCTATCCATTGACTTGTCAATCTTTCGTGAGATAGATGCCGCTGTATTCATTGATAATAAAGGGACAATTTTCGCATCTTACACCGAGAGTGGGGATGAGAGCAAAGTCTATAGCATGATTAAGCGGGTAAGGGAATCAAAAAGTTATGGACAGGCACTCTGGTTTGATATGGAGAGGAGAGATTTCCTAACTCCAGATCCGAACTTCCCGGTTTTGACGCTGGGGAAGACGGTCATTAATATAGACACCGGCGAACCCTATGGAACGCTTTTTCTGCTAGTGAAGGAAGAAGATCTGTCCGCTTTTTTTCGTTCTAGTGATCCGGATGTGCCCAAATCCTATTATTTTTTGAATAACGGAACTCGCGTGGTCGTGGCAAAAGATAATGAGATGCTGATGAATCCGGTGAATCCACATCTGGCTGAGGCCATTCAACGTTGCGCCCCTGATATGTCCCAAGAAACGTGCTCTTTCGAGGATGAGGGCAATTTGGTAACGGTCATTGATTATGACCGGATGGATTGGAAGTTGGTCAATATTGTATCTCTCAGCCTGCTTACGGCTGATGTCCGGCAAAATGTTAGGCTGTCGCTTTTAATCGGCGTATTATGCCTTGTTTTTTCCTGGCTGGGTGCTAGCTTTCTGTCCAGAATGGTCGTTAGCCCTCTCGAACAACTGACTAAGGCAATGCGAAAAGTAGTAACCGGTGATTTGCAACCGGTTACTACTTTTCGCACTGAGGATGAAATCGGTACCATTGTTGAAGCGTTTAACTTTATGGTAAGACGGGTTCGGGAGCTACTGGATGAGGTGAGGCAGGAACAGAACCGTAAGCGTGAATATGAGCTTGCACTGATGAGCGCCCAAATTAAACCGCATTTTCTATACAACACTTTGGATACCATTTACGCACTCAATGAGTTGGACCGTAGTGATGAGGCTAGAGATACTACAAAGGCGCTGGCAGATTTTTATCGAATGGTGCTAAATAAGGGACGGGAGCTCATTATTCTAGAGAAGGAAGCTCAGATTACCGATGATTACCTGACGATTCTGCAAATCCGTTATCCCGATGTGTTCCGCTATGAGGTGAATATTCCATCGGAACTTACGGGTACACCGATTCCGAAGCTCTCGCTCCAGCCGCTTGTCGAGAATTCGATCTACCACGGTCTTAAGAAGAAAGGAACAAAAGGTTTTATCCGTATTTATGCCTTTAAACAGGGTGATAAGGTGGTCGTTCGAGTGGAGGACAACGGAGTGGGGATGGACGAAATCCAGGTTCAGACCATAATGTCCAGACATTTACCGGATGAAGGAATACGGTCAATTGGCACCTACAGCGTTCAGCAGAGACTGAGTCTGTACTTCGGTGAGGAGTATGGGATATCGGTGCAGAGTGTTCCCGGAGAAGGAACCATTGTTGACCTTTCGCTGCCGACGATACCAAAGGGGAGTGAGCACAAAGATGTATAA